The Leishmania panamensis strain MHOM/PA/94/PSC-1 chromosome 23 sequence DNA window TGCAGCGGGTAGTGTGCgcttttctccctctgcagTGTGTTCATGCATCTGCATACCTTTTCGTGTGCTGGTGGGCTCGTGTGGGGTCTCTCGAGCGAGcgcaggagggggaggggtgagggagtgGTGCGGGGAGTTGGAGAGTGCCTGAGATAGCGaagcgcacagagaagcTCTTAAAGACGCAAAGGGGGATGAGGATGTGCACCTCCCCTGCCCTCGCGCTCCTGGTGGGAGAGCGATACTCCTggtggcggggagggggcccGACGACGATCAGGCCTCCCTTGGCGCCTGCCTCCCTACATCTGCGCGGCCGTCGCTGGGTGATTTTGGAGTCTGAAAGAATAGGTGGTCGAGGGGGCTGCGCATGCTCTCTTTGGGCGTTGCTCACGTTTATACTTGTTGCGCGCTCTCCCAATCGAAGCACTGcgtgctcctcctcatcgccctTGTCGTTCTCACTATCTCCCGctttctgtttcttctctcgtcttGATTGCCACACTCACTTTTACCAGAGAGTTGCCGCTGTGACTATCCTCCGCGCTactgctggcggtgctgcactggACAGACGACCCACATACATTCCTCAAACGTCGGCAGTTGGCGTTTgcccacagacacgcgcatGCATCGGTATGCTCCTGCAGTCGCCGTGCCCGCCACGCCCACTTCTTGAAGACGTTTGTGCACACGTGCCCATGGGCTCCATGCCAGTTTCTTCGCCCATGCCGGATAAGCGCGTCTGCCTCTTCTTTGATTGTCGTGTCGCAGGGGACGGTAGAGGGtatgaggagctgcggcgcaCCGTGCACACACAATGCAGCCAGCTGTTGATTCTTTCCCACCTTCACTCCTCTGGTAGTGGCACTACGCTTTCTGTCACCGTCCATCTTGTGACCCACACTCGTGTAGAGTATTTCGCAACATTGTTGTGCGCAGCAACCACCGACAAGCCAATCGATTCTGGCGCTATTGGCGTGATGAATGGCTTACGCGCTCTTGCAGATGCCCAGCCGGATCACCGCATTCACGCATGCGGCGCAGCTACATTTGGAAATCGCATGGAATCGGTGCTTCCACACATTCAGCGAGCTCTGGGTgactcgcagcagcgccgtcagctcatcctcttctgctcctcctaCGTGAGTCACACAGAGGCAACGCAAAGTTTGTCGGGACTTCGCCTTGACGCTTCGCCGCATCAGTGGATGCGTTGTATCCTGGTAGACTGGGAGGCAGTGTGCGTGACTGTCGGCGAGCTGACAAGCAGCGTGCGCGTCTACCGCTGCTCTCTCAGCGCGCGCCAACTGCAGGCTGCAGTGCAGGATagtctctctttgtttctgcTACCCGATGCGCGCTCTTTACGTCGCCTTGGGCTGCAACTTGGCTTGCAAACACTTCCGGTTGTTGCGACGGTTTGGCATTACGCGGGCCTCCCTGGCAAGTGTGATACTCTCAACAGCGTACTGAGGGCAGATCgtgcgccgcctgccgcgGCACCTGTGGCCAGGGGTATGGTGCACCAACGCCTTGCAGAGACGACTCGCCGTCATGCTCCGTTCACTGCGGTGTCGATGGTAGAGAGGGGTGGTCGGGACACCTTGTCCATACTGCATCTACGCGCAGTGCTCGAAGCTGACAAGGTAGACGAATCACTCTTGTTGGGTGACACATGGGTGCTGACCCTGGACCCATCGGCTGCTTCCACCTTCACCTCCACCTTGACCTCTTCTTCCGAGTCTCCTTGGTCATGGGATGCGTCGACGGTCGCGCTCTGGCACGCCTTCTGCGACACCTTCCTCGGCGACGCACTCGTGCTCAGCGGTGAGGACACGGGCATCGAAGCATGCCGCCATGCAATGCAGAGCCATCATCACTTCGTGGCATACTTCATGCCAGACCGGACgatgcgcgtgcgcgagATTGTGCCTCCAGAGCTGCGCTTCGTGCCGCTCCCCgcgccgctgatgcgcaAAGGGCTACAAGAGCAGAGGGTGTATCAGGCAGAAATGCATCGCcttcggcagcagctggtgtcgcactgcgcctccgcctccttctcgctcGATACACTCCTCTCCAGCGGATGGCGCGGTGCAATGAGTGCACCGTAGAGCCCCGTGTTGGATtgggtggtggaggtgttTGTGGGTGTTTGTACGCTTCTCCACTTATGTGTGCCTCGATGCGCGCCCTTCTGTGGCGCGCATCCCTCTTTTCCGTCCTTCATGATCGCTTCGTTTCCGCCTAAGCCGCTTTCTTTTTGCCTCATCGCATCTTTTCCTCCATTTTCTGCTTTGCACCATCTGCTGCCCATCAAGTACACACAGCTGTGCTACTCACTAAATTGCATCACCGATTCTGCAATCAAAGAGCCCTGCTGCCCAAAGGGccaaggagagcgaggacCCTGCAATCAACCCTCTTGACAGTGCGGACACGGGACTATCACGTCCGCACCTCTCCCCGCTGGTGTcgtgcactgctgcaacTCCCTCAGCCTGTGCCTTTGCAATGATGCAGGCATGACGCTGTGCACGCAGAGCACCCGCAAGAGGCACgcgtcaccgctgcagcgcggcccCTCTTTTGCTCGTACAGTGTTTGTGGGTGTTACCCACGCCAtctt harbors:
- a CDS encoding hypothetical protein (TriTrypDB/GeneDB-style sysID: LpmP.23.1780) → MGSMPVSSPMPDKRVCLFFDCRVAGDGRGYEELRRTVHTQCSQLLILSHLHSSGSGTTLSVTVHLVTHTRVEYFATLLCAATTDKPIDSGAIGVMNGLRALADAQPDHRIHACGAATFGNRMESVLPHIQRALGDSQQRRQLILFCSSYVSHTEATQSLSGLRLDASPHQWMRCILVDWEAVCVTVGELTSSVRVYRCSLSARQLQAAVQDSLSLFLLPDARSLRRLGLQLGLQTLPVVATVWHYAGLPGKCDTLNSVLRADRAPPAAAPVARGMVHQRLAETTRRHAPFTAVSMVERGGRDTLSILHLRAVLEADKVDESLLLGDTWVLTLDPSAASTFTSTLTSSSESPWSWDASTVALWHAFCDTFLGDALVLSGEDTGIEACRHAMQSHHHFVAYFMPDRTMRVREIVPPELRFVPLPAPLMRKGLQEQRVYQAEMHRLRQQLVSHCASASFSLDTLLSSGWRGAMSAP